A section of the Hevea brasiliensis isolate MT/VB/25A 57/8 chromosome 17, ASM3005281v1, whole genome shotgun sequence genome encodes:
- the LOC110665971 gene encoding protein HIGH CHLOROPHYLL FLUORESCENCE PHENOTYPE 173, chloroplastic, whose amino-acid sequence MIRGSPTVNSTATSTSLSHSTHFKFSSHRKFIALSSTKSKTNCKTWKSISVRASSNEKDNETEYNEASRTQKQSLSLEDVNPVGLGRKSRQIFDEVWRKFSGLGQISRTTRADDKEAFDALLIREGPMCEFAIPGAQNTTVLVVGGTSRIGRIVVRKLMLRGYTVKALVRKADQEVIDSLPRLVEIVIGDVGDPSTLKAAVEGCNKIIYCATARSAITGDLFRVDHQGVSNLTKAFQDYNNKLAQLRAGKSSKSKLLLAKFKSPNSLNGWEIRKGTYFQDAVASKYDAGMDAKFEFTETGDAVFSGYVFTRGGYVELSKKLSLPLGYTLDRYEGLVLSVGGNGRSYVLILEAGPSADTTQSKFYFARISTKVGYCRVRVPFSSFRPVKPDDPLLDPFLVHTLTLRFEPRRQRPVEGPAGTKQDLRSFKLILEYIKALPTGQETDFVLVSCTGLGVEPNRREQVLKAKRAGEDLLRRSGLGYTIIRPGPLKEEPGGQCALIFDQGNRISQSISCADVADICVKALHDSTARNKSFDVCYEYVAEQGRELYELVAHLPDKANNYLTPALSVLEKNT is encoded by the exons ATGATTAGAGGATCACCAACTGTAAATTCAACAGCGACAAGTACCAGTTTGAGCCACAGCACCCACTTCAAATTCAGCTCCCATCGCAAATTCATCGCTCTCTCGTCTACCAAGTCTAAGACCAATTGCAAAACTTGGAAATCCATATCTGTGAGAGCCTCCAGCAACGAGAAAGACAATGAAACAGAATATAACGAAGCCTCAAGAACGCAAAAACAATCCCTAAGTTTGGAGGACGTGAACCCGGTGGGTCTAGGGAGGAAGTCCAGGCAGATATTCGACGAGGTGTGGAGGAAGTTCTCTGGGTTGGGCCAGATATCCAGGACTACTCGTGCCGATGACAAGGAGGCTTTTGATGCGTTGCTCATAAGGGAGGGCCCCATGTGCGAGTTTGCCATCCCTGGTGCTCAGAATACCACTGTCCTTGTTGTTGGAGGCACCAGCCGTATTGGTCGCATTGTTGTTAGAAAGCTTATGCTCAGGGGTTACACTGTCAAG GCTTTGGTAAGAAAGGCTGATCAGGAAGTGATTGACTCGCTCCCTAGGTTAGTAGAGATTGTGATTGGGGACGTGGGCGATCCCTCCACCCTTAAGGCTGCTGTGGAGGGCTGCAACAAAATTATCTATTGTGCCACTGCTCGTTCTGCCATCACCGGCGATCTCTTCAGAGTTGATCATCAAGGGGTTTCCAACCTCACCAAAGCGTTTCAG GACTATAACAACAAACTAGCACAACTTAGAGCAGGAAAAAGCAGCAAAAGCAAACTTCTGCTTGCAAAGTTCAAATCTCCAAATTCACTGAATGGGTGGGAAATCCGTAAAGGAACTTATTTCCAAGATGCAGTTGCTTCGAAGTATGATGCAGGAATGGATGCTAAATTTGAGTTCACGGAGACTGGTGATGCAGTTTTCTCAG GTTATGTTTTCACCAGAGGAGGGTATGTCGAACTGTCAAAAAAGCTCTCTCTTCCTCTGGGTTACACTCTCGACAG GTATGAGGGTCTGGTGCTCTCTGTTGGAGGAAATGGAAGATCCTATGTTTTAATTCTTGAAGCTGGACCTTCAGCTGATACAACTCAAAGCAAATTTTATTTTGCAAGGATTAGCACAAAAGTAGGATATTGTAGG GTCAGAGTGCCATTTTCATCCTTCCGCCCTGTTAAACCAGATGATCCACTATTAGACCCATTCCTTGTACACACATTGACCTTACGCTTTGAGCCTCGAAGACAG AGACCTGTTGAAGGGCCTGCAGGAACAAAGCAAGATCTGAGAAGCTTTAAGCTAATTTTGGAATATATAAAAGCTTTGCCT ACTGGGCAAGAAACAGACTTTGTCTTAGTCTCATGTACAGGATTGGGGGTGGAACCTAACAGAAGGGAGCAAGTTCTGAAAGCCAAGAGG GCTGGGGAAGACTTGTTGAGACGGTCAGGCCTTGGATACACAATCATTCGTCCTGGTCCTCTAAAG GAAGAGCCTGGTGGTCAATGCGCACTCATATTTGACCAAGGAAACAGGATTTCTCAG AGCATTAGCTGTGCCGATGTGGCCGATATCTGTGTGAAGGCGTTGCACGATTCAACGGCAAGAAACAAAAGCTTTGAT GTTTGTTATGAATACGTTGCTGAGCAAGGGAGGGAGCTCTATGAGCTG GTAGCACATCTGCCTGACAAAGCTAACAACTATTTGACACCTGCATTATCTGTTTTAGAGAAAAACACTTGA